The following proteins are co-located in the Myxococcus fulvus genome:
- a CDS encoding ADYC domain-containing protein has protein sequence MVARRMVGAVVIACGLVGCGSAVEVEESRTLGTQVAELSSPNGRNLNGRNLNGRNLNSTELGQMLVSVRFAGAERADAGAPALSNTWLDGSVLHGATSQGVVSGMDLLGARFVGELGSGDTVPLRIDDIQPATGASADVWVYRVSYYAADEGAWKPACQAADGSALGAIALTGRWDYRQGVAGGGAKIEDAQAFTFACEGAALAKCVRFGYRPWAGSVNGQSLGELHQACTRMVRADFCGDGTSYTTDGNWVNLYDASGVQQDSESWSLEAEWDAAGARCRSQTTRAGTQAVSCSSGTVVPTCGPSSNFETGALLVSEVPLVP, from the coding sequence ATGGTGGCGAGGCGGATGGTGGGGGCAGTGGTCATCGCCTGCGGGCTGGTGGGTTGTGGCAGCGCGGTGGAGGTCGAGGAGTCGCGGACGCTGGGGACCCAGGTGGCCGAGTTGTCGTCGCCCAACGGGCGCAACCTGAATGGCCGCAACCTCAACGGGCGCAATCTCAACAGCACGGAGCTGGGGCAGATGCTGGTGTCGGTGCGCTTCGCGGGCGCGGAGCGCGCGGACGCGGGGGCTCCCGCGCTGTCGAACACGTGGCTGGACGGCAGCGTCCTGCACGGGGCGACGTCGCAGGGCGTGGTGTCCGGGATGGACTTGCTCGGGGCGCGCTTCGTCGGGGAGCTCGGGAGCGGGGACACGGTTCCCCTGCGCATCGATGACATCCAGCCGGCCACGGGCGCGAGCGCGGATGTCTGGGTCTATCGCGTCTCCTATTACGCGGCCGACGAAGGGGCGTGGAAGCCCGCGTGCCAGGCGGCGGATGGCTCGGCGCTCGGGGCGATTGCGCTGACGGGGCGCTGGGACTACCGGCAGGGCGTGGCGGGCGGCGGCGCGAAAATCGAGGACGCGCAGGCCTTCACCTTCGCGTGCGAGGGGGCGGCCCTGGCCAAGTGCGTGCGCTTCGGCTACCGCCCGTGGGCGGGCAGCGTGAATGGACAGAGCCTGGGCGAGCTGCACCAGGCCTGCACGCGCATGGTGCGCGCGGACTTCTGTGGCGACGGCACGTCGTACACGACGGATGGGAACTGGGTGAACCTGTACGACGCGTCGGGCGTGCAGCAGGACTCCGAGAGCTGGAGCCTGGAGGCGGAGTGGGACGCGGCGGGAGCGCGCTGCCGCTCGCAGACGACGCGCGCGGGGACGCAGGCGGTGTCGTGCTCGTCGGGCACGGTGGTTCCCACCTGTGGCCCGTCCTCCAACTTCGAGACGGGCGCGCTGCTGGTGAGTGAAGTCCCGCTGGTTCCGTAA
- a CDS encoding efflux RND transporter periplasmic adaptor subunit, giving the protein MRGTVAGGIKGVLLAAACAVAGCKKGSEEAAPPAPPVLTLGQENVARAQASELRSGPGISGTLQARTAAAVRAQVGGTILDLKAQQGQVVKQGQELARIDDATLRDQVIAARTAVATARNALQVAEAEQERSAKLAKAGVITQRDLERAQLSVAQAKGQLAEARSRHALAQEQLGRTRVVAPFAGVVSERQASAGDVVQPGAPLFTVVDPRTLRLEASVPAANLDQVKAQTPVEFRVTGYGNRAFTGQVERINPVVDSNTGQVRIYVAIPNTNLQLLAGLFAEGRVASRSVRALAVPLDAIDDAEGKPSVLRVRDEKVERVSVTLGLRDDVEKRVEVRQGLQQGDVVLLGSARDEVSEGMQVKVAPPREGDSPREDEGPGVGGGGTQQGEGSAPSGQPSTPSGVGAATGAQPSTSGQPSTPSGVGAASGGQPSTSGGQMASGREGTSAAGGMPQRGGGATPSGAMPSGRERAPAATPEASSRGKGGAAPLSPPAGREDGARPTQSPRGSSEGTTQPTP; this is encoded by the coding sequence ATGAGAGGGACGGTCGCTGGCGGAATCAAAGGCGTACTGCTGGCGGCTGCCTGCGCGGTGGCCGGATGCAAGAAGGGCTCGGAGGAGGCAGCGCCTCCGGCCCCGCCCGTGCTGACATTGGGACAGGAGAACGTGGCGCGCGCCCAGGCGAGCGAGCTGCGCTCCGGCCCCGGTATCTCCGGCACGCTCCAAGCCCGCACCGCGGCGGCGGTCCGCGCGCAGGTGGGCGGCACCATCCTCGACCTCAAGGCGCAGCAAGGCCAGGTGGTGAAGCAGGGCCAGGAGCTGGCGCGCATCGACGACGCGACGTTGCGAGACCAGGTCATCGCCGCGCGCACCGCGGTGGCGACGGCGCGCAATGCCTTGCAGGTGGCCGAGGCCGAGCAGGAGCGCAGCGCGAAGCTGGCCAAGGCGGGCGTCATCACCCAGCGGGACCTCGAGCGGGCCCAGCTCTCCGTGGCACAGGCGAAGGGGCAGCTCGCGGAGGCGCGCTCGCGTCACGCGTTGGCGCAGGAGCAGTTGGGGCGCACGCGCGTCGTGGCGCCCTTCGCCGGTGTCGTCAGCGAGCGACAGGCGAGCGCCGGTGACGTGGTGCAGCCCGGCGCTCCGCTGTTCACGGTGGTGGACCCGCGCACGTTGCGCCTGGAGGCCTCCGTGCCGGCGGCGAACCTGGACCAGGTGAAGGCCCAGACGCCCGTGGAGTTCCGTGTCACCGGTTATGGGAACCGAGCGTTCACCGGACAGGTGGAGCGCATCAACCCGGTGGTGGACTCGAACACGGGGCAGGTGCGCATCTACGTCGCGATTCCGAACACGAATCTCCAACTGCTGGCGGGCCTGTTCGCGGAGGGGCGCGTGGCCTCGAGGTCGGTGCGAGCGCTGGCGGTGCCGCTGGACGCCATCGACGACGCGGAGGGCAAGCCCTCCGTGCTGCGCGTGCGCGACGAGAAGGTGGAGCGCGTGAGCGTCACGCTGGGGCTGCGTGACGACGTCGAGAAGCGGGTGGAGGTGCGCCAGGGGCTCCAGCAAGGGGACGTGGTGCTGCTCGGCTCGGCGCGCGACGAGGTGAGCGAGGGCATGCAGGTGAAGGTCGCGCCGCCGCGCGAGGGGGACTCGCCGCGCGAGGACGAGGGCCCGGGCGTCGGCGGTGGTGGCACGCAGCAAGGCGAGGGCTCCGCGCCGTCGGGACAGCCCTCGACTCCGAGTGGAGTGGGTGCCGCGACCGGGGCTCAGCCCTCCACGTCGGGACAGCCCTCGACGCCGAGCGGCGTGGGGGCCGCGTCCGGGGGGCAGCCCTCTACGTCGGGTGGGCAGATGGCTTCAGGGCGTGAAGGCACGTCCGCGGCGGGGGGGATGCCACAGCGCGGTGGAGGGGCCACGCCTTCTGGCGCGATGCCATCCGGACGCGAGCGTGCTCCCGCCGCGACGCCGGAAGCGTCCTCGAGGGGGAAGGGTGGGGCCGCCCCGTTGTCGCCACCCGCCGGACGCGAGGACGGCGCACGTCCCACGCAGTCACCCAGAGGCTCCTCGGAGGGCACGACCCAGCCCACGCCCTGA
- a CDS encoding efflux RND transporter permease subunit — MFISDFAIKRPIVTITAMVTLVVFGLVALWQLETDEFPDVQAPVIAVTIVYPGASPDTVEREIVEPIEDAIFAISGVDPKETTATATDGLATFTVFFEFEKDIQEASQDIRDAISSKRADLPREMEEPVLTRFDPADAPIVSLTLTSERLDVAALSRVADPLVVGELRSVPGVAQADVVGDVEREMTVQLKPEALQAARVSLAEVVQALQSQNLAAPVGRINSKLEEESIRLKGRLENVDEFRDMVVATRDGQVIRLGQLADVFVGSEEPRTLALYDGAQAVGIDVLKSKGYSTTEVADAVRARVEALQKKLPPDVKLAIVRDAGVRVESAVENVQSALVEGALLTVLVVFIFLNSWRSTVITGLALPVSVLAAFISVWAFGFTLNTMSLLGLTLAIGILIDDAIVVRENIVRHIEMGKDHYTASREGTSEIGLAVSATTFSIVAVFVPVAFMYGVAGQWFKPFALTIACAVLVSLFVSFSLDPMLSAYWADPQVEKGARKGFISRILTRFNDWFDRQADRYKRVIAWALDHRLIMVLVAVGSLVGALVLQGTVGGAGFVPVSDRSEVELLVETPSSSSLEYTRRKVEEVTRIVRAHPEVAYTYSTIGVPLPLSAPGVDQALVYVRLTPKADRDLSQDALGSKLRQELAAVGGAKVSVFTSGFGGAMKQIQLELRGPDQKTLTQLAQQVQREVEQVPGAVDVGLSTRGQKPELVVDLNRGLAGQLGVTVGQVAQVLRPAFAGLDVGDWVDPIGETRDVMVRLAPEARDNPDDLARLPILVGAVPGGTPQLVPLGQVADIQQALGPAQITHLNRERVINIQANVQGRSLTEVMRDIQARVDKVQMPAGYELTTGGESADQEEVFSRVFIALGVAVMLMYLILVMQFGSFLDPLAILISLPLSLIGVVGALLITGDTLNIMSLIGVILLMGIVAKNAILLIDFAKWSHEKGMPLREALIEAGRIRLRPIIMTTFALVAGMIPVAIGAGEGGDFRAPLGRAVIGGTITSTLLTLLVIPTVYEILVDGRTWMGRKLRKVFHFRAPQGPGPHGPPHGGGGGEPRPVPQSPQK; from the coding sequence GTGTTCATCTCCGATTTCGCCATCAAGCGGCCCATCGTCACCATCACCGCCATGGTGACGCTGGTCGTCTTCGGCCTCGTCGCCTTGTGGCAGCTCGAGACGGACGAGTTCCCCGACGTGCAGGCGCCCGTCATCGCCGTCACCATCGTCTACCCGGGTGCCTCACCCGACACGGTGGAGCGCGAAATCGTCGAGCCCATCGAGGACGCCATCTTCGCCATCAGCGGCGTCGACCCGAAGGAGACGACCGCCACCGCCACCGACGGCCTGGCCACCTTCACCGTGTTCTTCGAGTTCGAGAAGGACATCCAGGAGGCCTCGCAGGACATCCGTGACGCCATCTCCAGCAAGCGCGCGGACCTTCCTCGCGAGATGGAGGAGCCGGTCCTCACGCGCTTCGACCCGGCGGACGCGCCCATCGTCTCGCTGACGCTCACCTCGGAGCGGCTCGATGTCGCGGCGCTGTCGCGCGTGGCGGATCCGCTGGTGGTGGGTGAGCTGCGCTCGGTGCCGGGCGTGGCGCAGGCGGACGTCGTCGGCGATGTCGAGCGCGAGATGACGGTGCAGCTCAAGCCCGAGGCGCTCCAGGCCGCGCGTGTCTCACTGGCGGAGGTGGTGCAGGCGCTGCAATCGCAGAACCTGGCCGCGCCGGTCGGACGCATCAACTCGAAGCTCGAGGAGGAGTCCATCCGCCTCAAGGGGCGCCTGGAGAACGTGGACGAGTTCCGCGACATGGTCGTGGCCACGCGCGACGGGCAGGTCATCCGGCTGGGACAGCTGGCGGATGTCTTCGTGGGCTCGGAGGAGCCTCGCACGCTGGCGCTCTACGACGGCGCGCAGGCGGTGGGCATCGATGTTCTGAAGTCGAAGGGCTACAGCACCACGGAGGTCGCGGACGCGGTGCGCGCGCGCGTGGAGGCGCTCCAGAAGAAGCTGCCTCCGGACGTGAAGCTGGCCATCGTCCGCGACGCGGGCGTGCGCGTGGAGAGCGCGGTGGAGAACGTGCAGTCCGCACTGGTGGAGGGCGCGCTGCTCACGGTGTTGGTGGTGTTCATCTTCCTCAACTCGTGGCGCTCCACCGTCATCACGGGGTTGGCGCTGCCGGTGAGCGTGCTGGCGGCGTTCATCAGCGTGTGGGCCTTTGGCTTCACGCTCAACACGATGTCGCTGCTCGGCCTGACGCTGGCCATCGGCATCCTCATCGATGACGCCATCGTGGTGCGCGAGAACATCGTCCGCCACATCGAGATGGGGAAGGACCACTACACGGCGTCACGCGAGGGCACGTCGGAGATCGGGCTCGCGGTGTCGGCGACCACGTTCTCCATCGTCGCCGTCTTCGTGCCGGTGGCCTTCATGTACGGCGTGGCCGGCCAGTGGTTCAAGCCGTTCGCGCTCACCATCGCCTGCGCGGTGCTGGTGTCGCTGTTCGTCTCCTTCTCTCTGGACCCGATGCTCAGCGCGTACTGGGCGGACCCGCAGGTGGAGAAGGGGGCTCGCAAGGGCTTCATCTCGCGCATCCTCACGCGCTTCAACGACTGGTTCGACCGGCAGGCGGACCGCTACAAGCGCGTCATCGCCTGGGCGCTGGACCACCGGCTCATCATGGTGCTGGTGGCGGTGGGCTCGCTCGTGGGCGCGCTGGTGCTCCAGGGCACCGTGGGTGGCGCGGGCTTCGTGCCGGTGAGCGACCGCTCGGAGGTGGAGCTGCTGGTGGAGACGCCGTCCAGCTCCAGCCTCGAGTACACGCGGCGCAAGGTGGAGGAGGTGACGCGCATCGTCCGCGCGCACCCCGAGGTCGCCTATACGTACAGCACCATCGGCGTGCCGCTGCCGTTGAGTGCTCCGGGCGTGGACCAGGCGTTGGTGTACGTGAGGCTCACGCCCAAGGCGGACCGTGATTTGAGCCAGGACGCGCTGGGCAGCAAGCTGCGTCAGGAACTCGCGGCGGTGGGTGGCGCGAAGGTGTCTGTCTTCACGTCGGGCTTCGGCGGGGCGATGAAGCAGATTCAGCTCGAGCTGCGCGGACCGGACCAGAAGACGCTCACGCAGCTCGCGCAGCAGGTGCAGCGCGAGGTGGAGCAGGTGCCCGGCGCGGTGGACGTGGGGCTGTCCACGCGAGGGCAGAAGCCGGAGCTGGTGGTCGACCTGAATCGAGGGCTCGCGGGTCAGCTCGGGGTGACGGTGGGGCAGGTGGCGCAGGTGCTGCGGCCGGCCTTCGCCGGGCTGGACGTGGGCGACTGGGTGGACCCGATTGGCGAGACTCGCGATGTGATGGTGCGGCTCGCGCCGGAGGCTCGGGACAACCCGGATGACCTGGCGCGGCTGCCCATCCTCGTGGGCGCGGTGCCCGGAGGGACGCCGCAGCTGGTTCCATTGGGGCAGGTGGCGGACATCCAGCAGGCGCTCGGCCCCGCGCAAATCACGCACCTCAACCGCGAGCGGGTCATCAACATCCAGGCGAACGTGCAGGGGCGCTCGTTGACTGAGGTGATGCGGGACATCCAGGCGCGGGTGGACAAGGTGCAGATGCCCGCGGGCTACGAGCTGACCACGGGCGGTGAGTCCGCGGACCAGGAGGAGGTGTTCTCGCGGGTGTTCATCGCGCTGGGTGTGGCGGTGATGCTGATGTACCTCATCCTCGTCATGCAGTTCGGCTCGTTCCTGGACCCGTTGGCCATCCTCATCTCGCTGCCGCTGTCGCTGATTGGCGTGGTGGGCGCGCTGCTGATTACGGGGGACACGCTGAACATCATGAGCCTCATCGGCGTCATCCTGCTGATGGGCATCGTGGCGAAGAACGCCATCCTCCTCATCGACTTCGCGAAGTGGTCGCACGAGAAGGGCATGCCCTTGCGCGAGGCGCTCATCGAGGCGGGGCGCATCCGTCTGCGTCCCATCATCATGACGACCTTCGCCCTGGTGGCGGGCATGATTCCGGTGGCGATTGGCGCGGGCGAGGGCGGTGACTTCCGAGCGCCGCTGGGCCGCGCGGTGATTGGCGGCACGATTACGTCCACGCTGCTGACGCTGCTGGTGATTCCGACGGTGTACGAAATCCTGGTGGACGGGCGGACGTGGATGGGGCGCAAGCTGCGCAAGGTGTTCCACTTCCGCGCGCCCCAGGGCCCTGGGCCGCACGGCCCGCCGCACGGGGGCGGTGGGGGTGAGCCGCGCCCCGTGCCCCAGTCGCCGCAGAAGTGA
- a CDS encoding 4-alpha-glucanotransferase: MSRASLPEDPHRLVTQALAALDVRNLVLSIHDPSFPSLPSEDSGRGSPYSEGAALFLESARALGFTGVQLGPQGQTTEANASPYDGTLFSRNILNIALAPLEHEPWGSLLPAGRVATLSQSRPDEAHPGERYRWAFRAQLAVLDEAWASFRRQRAEPNPSAAIQDLSRRFTSFRQRHRAWLVRDALFEALCEEKGVPDWRPWADSLDGRLWNPAPGEESAAAARVLALESRYGDVLERYAFLQFLVHTQHEVLRERTATWRLKLYGDLQIGFSPRDAWAWQGLFLRTYLMGAPPSRTNPDGQPWNYPVLDPEQFFMEGGEGPSQGFRPGAVLRFMDARMDKMLAEYDGLRLDHPHGLVCPWVYRSNQWDPVAAVQQGARLFSSPDLPEHPELARYALVSPEQVDRSVPRYVDGEVKSLTPEQVERFSVLFDTVVAAARRNGRELGDLLGEVLSTMPYPLGRVLARYGMGRFRVTQKADLRNPADVYRSENAAAEDWMMVGNHDTKSLWRLVGDWQWRGTLRAQADYLATRLCPEVERREDFARALATDPGRLAQAKLADLFASRARNVMVFFTDLLGMPETYNEPGTIDERNWSLRVPSDWMREYRERLRGDAAMNLPGVLAMALRAGGAPARQKHRELLAGLDRLAAELRGGT; this comes from the coding sequence ATGTCCCGAGCCTCGCTGCCTGAAGACCCTCATCGACTCGTCACCCAAGCCCTGGCCGCGCTCGATGTCCGCAACCTGGTGCTGAGCATCCACGACCCCAGCTTCCCCAGCCTGCCGTCCGAGGACTCGGGACGGGGCTCGCCCTACTCCGAGGGCGCCGCACTCTTCCTGGAGTCCGCGCGCGCCCTGGGCTTCACCGGCGTCCAACTGGGGCCACAGGGGCAGACGACGGAGGCGAACGCGTCGCCGTATGACGGCACCCTGTTCTCACGCAACATCCTCAACATCGCGCTCGCGCCACTGGAGCACGAACCGTGGGGCTCGCTGCTCCCTGCTGGCCGTGTGGCGACGCTCTCGCAGTCACGGCCCGATGAGGCCCATCCGGGTGAGCGCTATCGATGGGCGTTCCGCGCGCAGCTCGCGGTGCTCGACGAAGCGTGGGCGTCTTTTCGTCGGCAGCGCGCGGAGCCGAATCCGTCCGCTGCCATCCAGGACCTGTCCCGACGCTTCACCTCCTTCCGGCAACGCCACCGCGCGTGGCTGGTGCGCGACGCCCTGTTCGAGGCGCTGTGCGAGGAGAAGGGTGTTCCGGACTGGCGGCCCTGGGCGGACTCACTGGACGGGCGTCTGTGGAACCCGGCTCCAGGGGAAGAGTCCGCCGCGGCGGCTCGAGTGCTCGCGCTGGAGTCGCGATATGGCGACGTGCTGGAGCGCTATGCGTTCCTCCAGTTCCTGGTGCACACGCAGCACGAGGTGCTCCGGGAGCGGACGGCGACGTGGCGCCTGAAGCTCTATGGCGACCTGCAGATCGGCTTCTCGCCGCGCGACGCGTGGGCGTGGCAGGGACTGTTCTTGCGCACGTACCTGATGGGCGCGCCGCCCAGTCGCACGAACCCGGACGGCCAGCCGTGGAATTACCCGGTGCTGGACCCGGAGCAGTTCTTCATGGAGGGCGGCGAGGGCCCGTCCCAGGGCTTCCGCCCGGGCGCGGTGCTGCGCTTCATGGATGCTCGGATGGACAAGATGCTCGCCGAGTACGACGGCCTTCGGCTGGACCATCCGCATGGGCTCGTGTGCCCTTGGGTATATCGGTCGAACCAGTGGGACCCCGTGGCCGCCGTTCAACAGGGCGCGCGGTTGTTCTCGTCACCCGACCTGCCCGAGCACCCCGAGCTGGCGCGCTATGCGCTCGTGTCCCCGGAGCAGGTGGACCGCTCGGTGCCTCGCTATGTGGACGGAGAGGTGAAGTCCCTGACGCCCGAGCAGGTGGAGCGCTTCAGCGTCCTCTTCGACACGGTGGTCGCCGCGGCACGACGCAATGGCCGCGAGCTGGGAGACCTGCTGGGCGAGGTGCTGAGCACGATGCCGTATCCGCTGGGCCGCGTGCTCGCGCGGTACGGGATGGGCCGCTTCCGCGTCACGCAGAAGGCGGACCTGCGCAACCCCGCGGATGTGTATCGCAGTGAGAACGCGGCGGCCGAGGACTGGATGATGGTCGGCAACCACGACACGAAGTCGCTGTGGCGCCTCGTCGGCGACTGGCAGTGGCGTGGGACGCTGCGAGCACAGGCGGACTATCTGGCGACGCGGCTGTGCCCGGAGGTCGAGCGCCGTGAGGACTTCGCACGCGCGCTGGCGACGGACCCGGGGCGACTCGCGCAGGCGAAGCTGGCGGACCTGTTCGCCAGTCGCGCGCGCAACGTCATGGTGTTCTTCACGGACCTGCTCGGGATGCCGGAGACGTACAACGAGCCGGGCACCATCGACGAGCGCAACTGGTCGCTGCGCGTGCCCTCGGACTGGATGCGCGAGTACCGTGAGCGGCTTCGCGGCGATGCGGCCATGAACCTCCCCGGTGTCCTGGCGATGGCGTTGCGCGCGGGTGGGGCTCCCGCGAGACAGAAGCACCGCGAGCTGCTCGCCGGACTGGACCGATTGGCGGCGGAGCTTCGTGGCGGGACCTGA
- a CDS encoding AMIN-like domain-containing (lipo)protein, translating into MKRAGRWLSSLWLAGCLLGTGCSKKEEAPPHPAAELPAPDDTPARPSGAPEGAVPRGGEVAAKPPVAVGELPPEEPGAEPEAPSGAGSPSAGAGAPSGGAAPGGAGTGTPSGGGSGGVTPENPKNREWTTEAVSLDRRDVPQATLRSVRAGAHPDYDRVVFEFEGTQLPGYRVEYTKEPAVQCGSGNPVTLAGKGQLQVSFTPAKAHTDAGEPTVATRELKPALPVLLELERTCDFEGEVTWVLGNKSNAPFRILELREPTRLVVDVKH; encoded by the coding sequence ATGAAGCGTGCGGGACGCTGGCTGTCATCGCTGTGGCTGGCCGGATGCCTCTTGGGCACCGGGTGCTCGAAGAAGGAAGAGGCCCCGCCGCATCCGGCGGCCGAGCTGCCAGCGCCCGATGACACGCCCGCGCGGCCCTCGGGTGCGCCCGAGGGGGCGGTTCCTCGTGGAGGTGAAGTCGCCGCGAAGCCGCCCGTGGCGGTGGGAGAGCTGCCTCCCGAGGAGCCCGGTGCGGAGCCGGAGGCGCCTTCGGGAGCGGGCTCGCCATCGGCGGGCGCGGGTGCTCCGTCAGGTGGTGCGGCGCCGGGTGGCGCGGGGACAGGGACGCCGTCGGGCGGTGGCTCGGGTGGAGTCACGCCCGAGAACCCGAAGAACCGCGAGTGGACCACGGAGGCGGTGAGCCTGGACCGCAGGGACGTGCCGCAGGCCACGCTGCGTTCGGTGCGCGCGGGAGCGCATCCGGATTACGACCGCGTGGTGTTCGAGTTCGAGGGGACGCAGCTGCCCGGCTATCGCGTGGAGTACACGAAGGAGCCCGCGGTGCAGTGCGGCTCGGGGAACCCGGTGACACTGGCGGGCAAGGGCCAGCTCCAGGTGAGCTTCACGCCGGCGAAGGCGCATACCGATGCGGGTGAGCCCACGGTGGCCACGCGTGAGCTGAAGCCCGCGTTGCCGGTGTTGCTCGAGCTGGAACGCACGTGTGACTTCGAGGGCGAGGTGACGTGGGTGCTGGGCAACAAGAGCAACGCGCCGTTCCGCATCCTGGAGCTGCGCGAGCCCACGCGACTCGTGGTGGACGTGAAGCACTGA
- a CDS encoding DUF1028 domain-containing protein encodes MKLFERGSWVVAFLLLASTQAAAQGSRPLNRSLFGTRAIVACDAVEQSCGMAVISFPSGVSGLVPYGRSDIAVATMALPSVDDAQGVIARIDAGEAPQAAIDAVLALDPYAPIRQLAAVKLHPDGSVTTGQRSGAQTSAHTCAIQGATFVVQANNMSTPDMCTAMAAGFQRAKGSLPQRLYTSLQYGARVGGDNNGERSGVIRVWNTTSETAFYTHVLAEAVVHGSTKALQELGVQLHRYQGTLADVYAQDRVTLTADIARDVKQVLRKLGYYRGPMDGSWSDAAEQALYDFNWNNLFFLKPTVVEGGTRKIDGVLVKFLRDADLGALTRATASAE; translated from the coding sequence ATGAAGTTGTTCGAGCGTGGCTCGTGGGTCGTCGCGTTTCTGCTGCTCGCCTCCACCCAGGCGGCCGCGCAAGGCAGCCGTCCCCTCAACCGGAGCCTCTTCGGCACGCGCGCCATCGTCGCGTGTGACGCGGTGGAGCAGTCGTGCGGGATGGCCGTCATCTCGTTCCCGAGCGGGGTCAGCGGGCTGGTGCCGTATGGGCGCTCGGACATCGCGGTGGCCACCATGGCGCTGCCGTCGGTGGATGATGCCCAGGGCGTCATCGCGCGCATCGACGCGGGCGAGGCGCCCCAGGCCGCCATCGACGCGGTGCTGGCGCTGGACCCGTACGCGCCCATCCGTCAGCTCGCCGCGGTGAAGCTGCATCCGGACGGGAGCGTGACGACGGGGCAGCGCTCGGGCGCGCAGACGAGCGCGCACACCTGTGCCATCCAGGGCGCGACGTTCGTGGTGCAGGCGAACAACATGTCCACGCCGGACATGTGCACGGCCATGGCCGCAGGCTTCCAGCGCGCCAAGGGCAGCCTGCCGCAGCGGCTGTACACCTCGCTCCAGTACGGCGCGCGCGTGGGCGGGGACAACAACGGCGAGCGCTCGGGCGTCATCCGGGTGTGGAACACCACGAGCGAGACGGCGTTCTACACGCATGTGCTCGCGGAGGCGGTGGTGCACGGCAGCACGAAGGCGCTCCAGGAGCTGGGCGTGCAGCTCCACCGCTACCAGGGCACGCTCGCGGACGTGTACGCCCAGGACCGCGTGACGCTGACGGCGGACATCGCGCGGGACGTGAAGCAGGTGCTGCGCAAGCTCGGGTACTACCGCGGGCCCATGGATGGGAGCTGGTCCGACGCGGCGGAGCAGGCGCTGTACGACTTCAACTGGAACAATCTTTTCTTCCTGAAGCCGACGGTGGTGGAGGGCGGCACGCGGAAGATTGACGGGGTGCTGGTGAAGTTCCTTCGGGACGCGGACCTGGGGGCGCTGACGCGGGCGACGGCCTCGGCCGAGTGA
- a CDS encoding pyridoxal phosphate-dependent aminotransferase, which translates to MALDLTSLPRPSRDDATVGTMARGLVGSEILRIAAEVRELVAKGRKVCNLTVGDFSPREFPIPEGLRTHITTALQAGETNYPPSDGVLELRQAVQRFYERALGLKYPLEGIVIAGGARPIIYGTFRSVLDDGETVVYPVPSWNNNHYIHMMNAKGVVVTTDPSHGFMPTLEQLTPHLGTARLLCLCSPLNPTGTMISKDVLGAICERVVAENREREKTGKKPLILMYDQIYWVLSFGSEKHVTPVELVPEVAPYTVFVDGISKAFAATGVRVGWGVGPPSIIARMRDVLGHVGAWAPKAEQVAVARYLEDVPATESFLKEMRQRVDARLEALHKGLSRMREAGLPVRHIAPQGAIYLSVQFDLVGKGGLKTNDDIRKLLLEKAGLAVVPFQAFGLKEDTGWFRLSVGATSVAEIEDVLPRVEATLREALGVK; encoded by the coding sequence ATGGCTCTCGACCTCACCTCCCTCCCCCGTCCCTCGAGGGACGACGCCACCGTCGGAACCATGGCGAGGGGCCTCGTCGGCAGCGAGATCCTCCGCATCGCCGCGGAGGTCCGGGAGCTCGTCGCCAAAGGTCGCAAGGTGTGCAACCTCACCGTGGGTGACTTCAGCCCGCGCGAGTTCCCCATCCCCGAGGGCCTGCGCACGCACATCACCACCGCGCTCCAGGCCGGCGAGACGAACTATCCGCCCTCCGACGGCGTGCTGGAGCTACGCCAGGCGGTGCAGCGCTTCTACGAGCGCGCCCTGGGCCTGAAGTATCCGCTGGAGGGCATCGTCATCGCGGGTGGCGCCCGGCCCATCATCTACGGCACCTTCCGCAGCGTGCTCGATGACGGGGAGACGGTCGTCTACCCGGTGCCGTCGTGGAACAACAACCACTACATCCACATGATGAACGCGAAGGGCGTCGTGGTGACGACGGACCCCTCGCACGGCTTCATGCCCACGCTGGAGCAGCTCACGCCGCACCTGGGCACCGCGCGCCTCTTGTGCCTGTGCAGCCCGCTCAACCCCACGGGCACCATGATTTCCAAGGACGTGCTCGGCGCCATCTGCGAGCGCGTCGTCGCGGAGAACCGCGAGCGCGAGAAGACGGGCAAGAAGCCCCTCATCCTGATGTACGACCAGATTTATTGGGTGCTGAGCTTCGGCTCGGAGAAGCACGTGACGCCGGTGGAGCTGGTGCCGGAGGTCGCCCCCTACACCGTGTTCGTGGACGGCATCTCCAAGGCGTTCGCCGCCACGGGCGTGCGCGTGGGCTGGGGCGTGGGCCCGCCGAGCATCATCGCGCGCATGCGCGACGTGCTGGGCCACGTGGGTGCGTGGGCGCCCAAGGCCGAGCAGGTCGCCGTGGCCCGCTACCTGGAGGACGTGCCCGCCACCGAGTCCTTCCTGAAGGAGATGCGCCAGCGCGTGGACGCGCGCCTGGAGGCGCTGCACAAGGGCCTGTCGCGCATGCGCGAGGCGGGGCTGCCGGTGCGCCACATCGCGCCCCAGGGCGCCATCTACCTGTCCGTCCAGTTCGACCTGGTGGGCAAGGGCGGCCTGAAGACCAATGACGACATCCGCAAGCTCCTCCTGGAGAAGGCGGGCCTCGCGGTGGTGCCCTTCCAGGCGTTCGGCCTGAAGGAGGACACCGGCTGGTTCCGCCTGTCCGTGGGCGCCACGTCCGTGGCGGAAATCGAGGACGTGCTGCCCCGCGTGGAGGCCACCCTGCGCGAGGCGCTCGGCGTGAAGTAG